In the Longimicrobiales bacterium genome, one interval contains:
- a CDS encoding zf-HC2 domain-containing protein produces the protein MSHVSEGILHAYLDGALDQLPGGEADSVRDHLARCTQCSIQLGEAGAVRDEAIAILGGILPPLDMPPLEDLRSRAAAVRVEPTGTSGRLYRMGWAASVVLAVGAGWMLRGGEVIPLGMMDPIEVPSAPRAPLRSLSEELAGLEVTADDEDLVAAATSATTSSDVVAQAAPDRVREDVERAASPVQESMTDALPRTGLREMTAEAPAVFRQFVDSAESGVDQSGPPAPEESPEPLGVSGSELVALAPAAERYAATSVLRAEGRRPDVVTSARKATAGLSLVPSNHSDEEDPDRHVGDAPPFVISGLELIDMSWISEGVTAGGVRVLQELEDGEILELLHLPEGVDPDDLDPFPEDGKAGVITPRDGGWLIMRANRTVEELQALLERLDGAS, from the coding sequence ATGTCGCACGTTAGCGAAGGGATCCTTCATGCCTACTTGGATGGAGCTCTCGATCAACTCCCCGGTGGCGAGGCCGATTCGGTTCGGGACCACCTTGCGAGATGTACACAGTGTTCGATCCAGTTGGGCGAGGCTGGGGCCGTCCGTGATGAGGCGATCGCGATTCTGGGCGGAATCTTGCCTCCGTTGGATATGCCTCCGCTCGAGGACCTCCGGTCCCGAGCTGCTGCCGTGCGGGTTGAGCCGACCGGCACCAGTGGTCGTCTCTACAGAATGGGTTGGGCCGCCTCTGTGGTGTTGGCGGTAGGAGCAGGCTGGATGCTGCGAGGCGGAGAAGTGATTCCGCTTGGCATGATGGATCCGATTGAGGTTCCGTCGGCCCCACGTGCTCCGTTGCGGTCTCTCTCTGAGGAGCTCGCGGGACTCGAGGTGACGGCGGACGACGAGGACTTGGTCGCAGCGGCCACCTCGGCCACCACCTCTTCTGATGTTGTGGCGCAGGCAGCACCTGATCGAGTCCGGGAGGACGTCGAGAGGGCCGCGTCACCCGTCCAGGAATCGATGACGGATGCACTGCCGAGGACCGGATTGCGGGAGATGACGGCGGAGGCACCTGCGGTATTCCGTCAGTTTGTGGACTCTGCGGAATCAGGCGTGGACCAGTCTGGACCACCCGCGCCAGAGGAGTCGCCAGAGCCGCTCGGAGTCTCTGGATCAGAGTTGGTGGCGCTCGCACCGGCGGCTGAGCGCTACGCCGCCACCAGTGTACTGAGGGCTGAGGGCCGGCGGCCGGACGTGGTTACGTCGGCCCGGAAGGCCACGGCCGGCCTGTCCCTGGTCCCGTCGAACCACTCAGACGAAGAGGATCCTGATCGACATGTAGGGGATGCGCCCCCGTTTGTGATTAGCGGACTCGAGTTGATCGATATGTCCTGGATTTCAGAAGGTGTGACCGCCGGGGGCGTCCGGGTTCTTCAAGAGCTCGAGGACGGGGAGATACTCGAGTTGCTGCACCTTCCCGAGGGTGTGGATCCAGATGACTTGGATCCGTTCCCGGAGGATGGGAAGGCGGGTGTGATCACTCCCCGCGATGGTGGGTGGCTCATCATGCGCGCCAACCGCACCGTCGAAGAGCTGCAGGCGCTCCTCGAACGACTGGATGGCGCCTCGTAA
- a CDS encoding sigma-70 family RNA polymerase sigma factor → MSVDWTDVYRNTYPDLVRFLHRKVWDVERAQDLAQEAFVRALRHEPKKPRAWLFQVAANLARDEARTVIRRKRHLTLLKSETEDLQASAPDLNDQLSEQERMVRVKAALEGLSDRDRDVLLLWDAGQSYTEIARQAGLAVGAIGTTLARARRRLADAYHETETEKANVAR, encoded by the coding sequence ATGAGCGTGGACTGGACCGACGTATATCGGAACACCTATCCCGACCTCGTGCGCTTTCTGCACCGGAAGGTGTGGGATGTCGAACGGGCTCAGGATCTCGCGCAGGAGGCGTTCGTGCGCGCGCTGCGCCACGAGCCCAAAAAACCCCGGGCGTGGCTCTTTCAAGTTGCCGCCAACCTAGCTCGTGACGAAGCCCGCACTGTAATACGGCGCAAGCGACACCTCACCCTTCTCAAGAGTGAGACCGAGGACCTCCAAGCTTCAGCTCCCGACTTGAACGATCAGTTGTCCGAGCAAGAGAGGATGGTCCGTGTGAAGGCGGCCTTGGAAGGACTCAGTGACCGCGACCGCGATGTCCTCCTTTTGTGGGACGCCGGACAGAGCTACACGGAAATTGCCAGGCAGGCGGGGCTGGCGGTGGGGGCGATTGGGACCACGCTCGCACGTGCCCGCCGCCGTCTAGCAGATGCATATCACGAGACGGAGACGGAGAAGGCCAATGTCGCACGTTAG
- a CDS encoding VWA domain-containing protein, with product MRTPGRWMVSMGLVVALMGAAAPASAQGWVELPVLRGGFSVEKVRSDVRVRVHGRVAVVEVTEWFVNDGNRVAEGDYLYPLPSEAVFEGFSLFQGDTELRGEIMDAGQARRIYEDIVRRRADPALIELAGHGLLRARVFPIEPGQERKVTLRYTQVLKRAGDALQLVYAGAVRGTMGRSGIHTPEGRSVPEPVEASFEIEVANGHDFLDPFSPTHDLEVSRHEEGLDVSVDDEVLGRLSIFFPFAGADVGLSLATHRPVGEDGYFMLTLSPERLRIEAAPRDVTVVLDVSGSMSGDKIVQARQALNQLLGSLSRDDRFRLIAFSNSVRMSGVDWSLATGHEVAEAREWVSRLVADGGTDIGSALEEAFRLESPEERLPIVVFLTDGLPSVGEQSPERLADRAEKVAGRARVFTFGVGHDVNTHLLDRLGEAGRGSTDYVQPGENVERVVGLLTAKIRHPVLTDIALSGGPTRLTDVFPVRIPDVFVGQELVLFGRYEGDGQSRVSVDGSRAGAALTFTTEVRFPEATEANGYIPRLWASRKLGHLERQIWTEGASESLIAEIRGVALRYGLPSKYTSYLVQEPDIVAATPGMPDMQRLMVTGAARTAVGTLNSPAQASGQRAVRDASAARKRREATTLDELRQMEEEYAGGETATVRAVAGRTFTLERGVWTDATHDDVLEVIEVKAFSTAYFEFVRALPELAPVFGELDRVIIAGQQMSISISDTGLDEIDNDRLTELVDAFRNGEAVR from the coding sequence ATGCGGACACCCGGCCGGTGGATGGTATCGATGGGATTGGTGGTGGCTCTTATGGGGGCGGCCGCTCCAGCGTCGGCACAGGGATGGGTCGAACTTCCCGTTCTGCGGGGCGGGTTCTCTGTGGAGAAAGTGCGCAGTGACGTTCGTGTTCGCGTCCATGGCCGTGTGGCTGTGGTCGAGGTGACTGAATGGTTCGTGAACGACGGAAATCGGGTCGCAGAGGGAGACTATCTATACCCGCTCCCGAGTGAGGCTGTCTTCGAGGGCTTTTCCCTCTTTCAGGGCGACACAGAACTCCGCGGCGAGATCATGGACGCAGGCCAGGCCCGGCGCATCTATGAAGACATCGTCCGTCGCAGGGCCGACCCTGCCCTCATCGAGTTGGCCGGACACGGACTCTTGCGGGCACGTGTCTTCCCTATCGAGCCCGGTCAGGAGCGGAAGGTGACGCTCCGATACACGCAGGTGCTGAAGCGCGCAGGTGATGCCCTTCAACTGGTCTATGCTGGCGCGGTACGGGGGACCATGGGGCGCTCGGGGATCCATACGCCGGAAGGCAGGTCTGTTCCTGAGCCGGTTGAAGCCTCGTTCGAGATAGAAGTGGCGAACGGTCACGACTTCTTGGATCCGTTCTCTCCGACCCATGACTTGGAGGTCAGTCGGCATGAAGAGGGACTCGATGTCAGCGTCGACGACGAAGTTCTCGGTCGGCTATCGATCTTCTTTCCGTTCGCGGGAGCGGACGTGGGACTGTCGCTCGCCACGCACCGTCCTGTTGGTGAGGACGGATACTTCATGCTGACGTTGTCTCCAGAGCGCCTCAGAATAGAAGCGGCGCCCAGGGACGTTACAGTCGTGCTGGACGTGTCCGGGTCCATGTCGGGCGACAAGATCGTCCAGGCGCGACAGGCGCTGAACCAGCTCCTGGGGTCGCTCTCTCGCGATGACCGCTTTCGCCTGATCGCGTTCTCGAACTCTGTCAGAATGAGTGGCGTGGATTGGTCTCTGGCGACCGGGCACGAAGTGGCAGAGGCCCGGGAATGGGTTTCGCGGTTGGTGGCGGACGGCGGCACCGACATTGGGTCGGCGCTTGAAGAGGCCTTCCGGCTCGAGAGCCCCGAGGAGCGGCTCCCGATCGTGGTGTTCCTCACAGATGGCCTCCCGTCGGTCGGTGAGCAGTCGCCCGAACGGTTGGCTGATCGGGCTGAGAAAGTCGCTGGTCGGGCACGTGTGTTCACCTTTGGTGTGGGGCACGACGTGAACACCCATCTGCTCGATCGTTTGGGCGAGGCTGGCCGGGGGAGCACCGATTACGTGCAGCCGGGCGAGAATGTGGAGAGGGTCGTCGGGCTCCTCACTGCGAAGATCCGGCACCCTGTGCTCACAGACATCGCACTCTCCGGTGGCCCGACGCGATTGACCGACGTCTTTCCCGTTCGAATCCCCGACGTCTTTGTCGGGCAGGAGTTGGTGCTGTTCGGGCGTTATGAGGGAGATGGGCAAAGCCGGGTGAGCGTTGACGGGAGCCGAGCTGGGGCGGCTCTGACGTTCACGACTGAAGTTCGTTTTCCGGAAGCGACTGAAGCGAACGGGTACATCCCTCGGCTCTGGGCCTCCAGAAAATTGGGACACCTCGAGCGCCAGATCTGGACGGAAGGTGCGTCCGAGTCGTTGATCGCTGAGATACGTGGCGTGGCGCTCCGGTACGGTCTGCCGAGCAAGTACACGTCCTACCTCGTACAGGAACCGGACATCGTAGCTGCTACGCCGGGCATGCCGGATATGCAGCGCTTGATGGTCACAGGGGCCGCCCGCACCGCCGTCGGGACGCTGAACTCCCCTGCACAGGCCAGCGGACAGCGTGCTGTGCGAGACGCGTCCGCCGCACGCAAGCGGAGGGAAGCGACGACGCTCGACGAGCTCAGACAAATGGAAGAGGAATACGCTGGGGGTGAGACGGCGACCGTACGTGCGGTGGCGGGGCGGACCTTCACGCTAGAGCGTGGCGTATGGACGGATGCGACGCACGACGATGTTCTGGAAGTGATCGAAGTGAAAGCGTTCAGCACCGCGTACTTCGAATTCGTGCGCGCCCTTCCGGAACTCGCACCGGTATTCGGTGAATTGGATCGTGTGATCATTGCTGGGCAGCAGATGAGCATCAGTATTTCTGACACGGGGCTCGACGAGATCGACAACGATCGGCTCACCGAGCTGGTAGATGCATTTCGAAATGGGGAGGCGGTGCGATGA
- a CDS encoding saccharopine dehydrogenase C-terminal domain-containing protein, which translates to MLGGGRVGNAIVRDLAAEEDFSVLVVDVDPVAVDRLTEHGADGVVADLSDLKMVSKAVADADLVVSAVPGFMGYQTVERVLQEGRPIVDISFFPEDAFGLDALAKEQGVPCLVDCGVAPGLSNMMFGRLEEHLDETYSFHCLVGGLPVERSWPWEYKAPFSPRDVIALYMREARMRKGGVEVALPGLSEVELVNFPGLGTLEAFNTDGLRSLLKTSDVPEMVEKTMRYPGHADKMKVLRDAGFFSSQDISAASGIVKPRDVTEALLFDAWTFDEGEPDLTVMRITIEGAKDDKALLHTYNMLDYYNPDTETSSIARTTGYTCTGMVRLVTSGLWNEPGVAPPEIVGRNAECFDSVINHLEDRGVHIFQRVDEL; encoded by the coding sequence GTGTTGGGCGGCGGAAGAGTTGGAAACGCCATCGTGCGCGACCTCGCCGCCGAAGAGGACTTTTCAGTCCTCGTGGTCGACGTTGACCCTGTCGCTGTGGATCGTCTCACGGAGCACGGTGCCGACGGAGTCGTTGCAGATCTTTCAGATCTGAAGATGGTTTCGAAGGCGGTCGCGGACGCAGACCTCGTCGTCAGCGCCGTACCCGGTTTCATGGGCTACCAGACCGTGGAACGCGTTCTTCAAGAGGGACGACCCATTGTCGACATTTCGTTCTTCCCGGAAGACGCGTTCGGACTCGACGCGCTCGCGAAGGAACAAGGCGTACCATGCCTCGTCGACTGTGGCGTGGCTCCTGGCCTCAGCAACATGATGTTCGGACGTCTCGAGGAGCACTTGGACGAGACCTACTCGTTCCACTGCTTGGTCGGCGGACTCCCCGTGGAGCGTTCGTGGCCCTGGGAGTACAAGGCGCCATTCTCCCCAAGAGACGTGATCGCGCTCTACATGCGCGAGGCTCGCATGAGGAAGGGTGGTGTTGAAGTCGCTCTTCCCGGCCTCTCCGAAGTCGAACTGGTGAACTTCCCTGGGCTGGGGACCCTGGAGGCTTTCAACACAGACGGTCTGCGCTCGCTCCTGAAAACGTCGGACGTCCCGGAAATGGTCGAGAAGACCATGCGATACCCGGGGCACGCCGACAAAATGAAGGTGCTCCGCGACGCCGGCTTTTTCTCTTCGCAAGACATCTCAGCAGCATCGGGAATCGTTAAGCCAAGGGACGTCACTGAGGCCCTCCTGTTCGACGCTTGGACGTTTGACGAAGGCGAGCCGGACCTGACCGTCATGCGCATCACGATTGAAGGAGCGAAGGACGACAAAGCGCTCCTGCACACATACAACATGCTCGACTACTACAACCCGGACACTGAGACCTCATCCATAGCTCGGACGACGGGATACACATGCACCGGCATGGTACGATTGGTCACGAGTGGACTCTGGAACGAGCCAGGCGTAGCACCGCCTGAGATCGTCGGCCGAAACGCGGAGTGTTTCGATTCCGTGATCAATCATTTGGAAGACCGAGGCGTGCACATCTTCCAACGTGTAGACGAGCTCTAG
- a CDS encoding M14 family metallopeptidase, with protein sequence MRRTTIALIVFGFASIGAPVPSAAQARFDELLTRAERTEFTETSSYEDVVELATRIAEMSQDIHMTTFGYTNEGRALPLLIVGAPDATPESVLGTGKTRVYIQGNIHAGEVCGKEALLMLLRRFATGDYPTWTNDLVLLVAPIYNADGNERVSLGNRPRQHGPIGGMGQRPNAQGLDLNRDHTKLDSPEARSLVGMMNAYDPHVGIDLHTTNGTRHAYHLTYSPPLHPNTPSSIDRMLRDRWLPEVTSRVKEKHGWDYYYYGNANPRRPGWYTFDHRPRFNNNYVGLRNRFAILSEAYAYATFEDRVRGTLWFVEEVLDFAEQNAGEIRDIVAAADRQTVVGTSLATRAQFQQSEQEVTILMGEVDEERHPNTGSIILRRRDVVNPTRMYEYGTFEPAETAIAPAAYYILPEADEAIDKIEAHGLTVIRYATERELPVERFVIDSTTVAPREFQGRHERTIWGNWVATIETLPAGTAYVSVDQPLGRLAFTLLEPRSDDGFVAWALLDEQIEAGELPVLRVAAPGR encoded by the coding sequence ATGCGCCGCACTACGATTGCTCTGATTGTCTTCGGGTTCGCCTCGATTGGCGCTCCCGTGCCTTCTGCCGCACAGGCGCGTTTCGACGAACTGCTCACGCGCGCCGAACGGACGGAGTTCACCGAGACCAGCTCGTACGAGGACGTGGTAGAACTCGCGACGCGCATTGCCGAGATGTCGCAGGATATTCACATGACGACGTTCGGTTATACCAACGAGGGCCGCGCGCTGCCGCTCCTGATAGTGGGGGCCCCCGATGCGACACCGGAGTCGGTGCTCGGAACCGGGAAGACCCGGGTCTATATCCAAGGCAACATCCACGCCGGTGAGGTCTGTGGCAAAGAAGCGTTGCTCATGTTGTTACGGCGATTTGCTACTGGTGACTACCCAACATGGACGAACGATCTCGTCCTCCTTGTGGCCCCTATCTACAACGCCGACGGGAACGAGCGCGTGTCGCTGGGGAATCGACCACGGCAGCACGGCCCTATTGGCGGGATGGGACAGCGTCCGAACGCTCAAGGGCTCGATCTGAATCGAGATCATACCAAGCTGGATTCTCCAGAGGCTCGATCCTTGGTCGGTATGATGAACGCCTATGACCCTCACGTTGGTATCGACTTGCACACCACCAACGGGACGAGGCACGCGTACCACCTCACCTATTCGCCGCCCTTGCACCCGAACACGCCTTCTTCCATCGATCGTATGCTTCGCGATCGATGGCTTCCTGAGGTGACGTCACGCGTGAAGGAGAAGCATGGGTGGGACTACTACTACTATGGGAATGCGAATCCGCGGCGCCCCGGGTGGTACACCTTCGATCACCGCCCGCGCTTCAACAACAACTACGTCGGGCTTCGGAATCGCTTTGCGATCCTGAGTGAGGCGTACGCCTATGCCACCTTCGAGGACCGAGTGCGTGGCACGTTGTGGTTCGTTGAAGAGGTGCTGGATTTCGCGGAACAGAATGCCGGAGAGATCAGGGATATCGTTGCTGCTGCGGATCGTCAGACGGTCGTAGGCACGAGCCTGGCCACGCGCGCTCAGTTCCAGCAGTCCGAACAGGAAGTCACGATCCTCATGGGTGAAGTCGATGAGGAACGGCATCCGAACACCGGCTCGATTATTCTGCGCCGGCGGGATGTGGTGAACCCCACGCGGATGTACGAGTACGGCACCTTCGAACCCGCTGAGACCGCAATTGCCCCGGCGGCGTATTACATCCTTCCAGAGGCGGACGAGGCGATCGACAAGATCGAAGCGCACGGGCTCACGGTGATCCGATACGCTACCGAGAGAGAACTCCCGGTGGAGCGATTCGTGATCGACTCGACCACAGTCGCCCCGCGCGAATTCCAGGGCCGCCACGAGCGGACGATTTGGGGCAACTGGGTCGCCACCATCGAGACTCTCCCGGCCGGGACCGCGTACGTGTCGGTGGATCAGCCCCTTGGCCGGCTAGCCTTTACGCTGCTGGAGCCGCGTTCGGATGATGGCTTCGTCGCGTGGGCGCTCCTCGATGAGCAAATCGAAGCCGGTGAGCTACCTGTACTGCGGGTGGCTGCACCAGGCAGATAG
- a CDS encoding YkgJ family cysteine cluster protein — protein sequence MRRISVIPSNWFGSGTANYRGFERMATPRRFLVASGATKEWCTLQRPSPSAIVATSLPLLYDCHNCPSYCCTYSRIEVTVRDVTRLARHFGVTESEARERYTKKGWDEGERVLKHQKDEVYGSACNLLDLKTRLCTVHKSRPEVCRGHPAGTTCGYYVFLMSERADHDDPDAVARAYNVPGEWPELEAGD from the coding sequence GTGCGGCGCATATCCGTGATTCCAAGCAATTGGTTCGGGTCAGGGACGGCAAATTACCGTGGCTTCGAACGCATGGCCACGCCCCGACGTTTCCTAGTAGCTTCTGGCGCCACCAAAGAGTGGTGTACGCTCCAGCGACCCTCGCCGTCAGCGATTGTGGCAACCTCCCTTCCCCTCTTGTACGACTGTCACAACTGTCCGTCGTACTGCTGCACATACTCACGAATCGAGGTCACGGTTCGTGATGTGACACGTCTCGCGCGTCATTTTGGCGTCACAGAGTCTGAGGCACGAGAACGCTACACCAAGAAGGGCTGGGACGAGGGAGAACGCGTACTCAAGCATCAAAAGGACGAGGTATACGGGAGCGCCTGCAACCTGCTGGACCTCAAGACGCGGCTCTGCACGGTGCACAAGTCACGGCCCGAGGTGTGCCGTGGCCATCCCGCAGGGACGACGTGTGGGTACTACGTCTTCCTAATGTCAGAGCGGGCGGACCACGACGATCCCGATGCCGTTGCCCGCGCGTACAACGTCCCGGGTGAATGGCCTGAGCTGGAGGCGGGGGACTAA
- a CDS encoding MarR family winged helix-turn-helix transcriptional regulator, which produces MSDIHTFLSAYPRIRSACRMRHVADPESGKRLTAHQAGILRHLDTKDPVMVGELAEHLGVTASTMSLTLSRLEVGGFIFRERDAADRRVMNVLLTDHGERMREGLADLDPDRVHRMLQHLDPESRRLALRGLGLLAEAADALTRSGREHVDALSDP; this is translated from the coding sequence ATGTCTGACATCCATACCTTCTTGAGCGCCTATCCACGGATCCGATCTGCGTGCCGGATGCGCCACGTGGCTGACCCTGAGTCGGGGAAGCGCCTTACCGCACATCAGGCGGGCATTCTGAGGCACCTCGACACGAAAGACCCGGTGATGGTCGGTGAACTGGCAGAACACCTGGGGGTCACCGCGTCCACCATGTCCCTGACTCTGTCACGGCTCGAGGTGGGTGGTTTCATTTTCCGGGAGAGGGACGCTGCCGATCGGCGCGTGATGAATGTCCTGCTCACAGACCACGGGGAGCGGATGCGTGAGGGGCTGGCCGACTTGGACCCGGATCGTGTACATCGGATGCTTCAGCATCTCGATCCGGAATCGCGCCGACTCGCTCTTCGTGGACTGGGCTTGCTCGCGGAAGCCGCCGACGCTCTGACCCGAAGCGGCCGCGAACACGTCGACGCGCTATCGGATCCATAA
- a CDS encoding TerC family protein, translating to MEWINSPEAWVALFTLTILEIVLGIDNIIFIAILADRVEKDSRAKARQIGLTLAIGTRILLLFSITWIMQLTSELFALFDHSFSGRDLILIAGGMFLLFKSTREIHHKLEGDEASQDTSRGAAALGAVIVQIALLDIVFSLDSVITAVGVADDIQVMVLAVLIAGGFMIWAASPVSRFVSQHPTVKVLALSFLLLIGMSLVAEGMGTHFPKGYVYFAMGFSVFVEVLNLCVKGTQAPVHLRGPTLEEAEALSSDD from the coding sequence ATGGAATGGATCAACAGCCCTGAAGCCTGGGTCGCTTTGTTCACCCTCACGATCCTAGAGATCGTGCTGGGGATCGACAACATCATCTTCATCGCGATCCTGGCCGATCGTGTGGAGAAAGACTCTCGAGCCAAGGCTCGACAAATCGGCCTCACACTCGCGATCGGGACCCGAATTCTCCTGCTGTTCTCCATCACGTGGATCATGCAGCTCACGAGCGAACTCTTCGCGCTCTTCGATCACAGCTTTTCTGGTCGCGACCTGATTCTCATTGCGGGTGGCATGTTCCTCCTCTTCAAGTCCACCCGTGAGATCCATCACAAGCTCGAGGGTGATGAAGCGAGTCAGGATACGTCCCGTGGCGCTGCAGCATTGGGAGCCGTCATCGTTCAGATCGCTCTCCTCGACATCGTCTTTTCGTTGGACTCCGTCATCACGGCTGTCGGTGTAGCTGACGACATCCAGGTGATGGTCCTCGCGGTTCTGATCGCAGGCGGCTTCATGATTTGGGCCGCAAGCCCCGTGAGTCGCTTCGTCAGTCAGCACCCCACTGTGAAAGTGCTCGCGCTGTCCTTCCTACTCCTGATCGGAATGTCCCTTGTCGCAGAAGGCATGGGGACCCACTTCCCGAAGGGGTACGTCTACTTCGCCATGGGTTTCTCGGTCTTCGTGGAGGTGCTCAACCTGTGCGTGAAGGGCACACAGGCACCGGTGCACCTGCGCGGGCCGACCCTCGAGGAAGCCGAGGCGCTGTCCAGCGACGACTAA
- a CDS encoding sulfocyanin-like copper-binding protein, protein MKRFSILSALAVFAACGGGEPAESGAASSASAEPAEAAAPTAKLPGGEMTTPEWFAVDADAQVAHIVLTAGATNANNYWNYNGATKGSMAITVPVGYTVTIDLVNKDPAMAHSVGVSAEASSFGAMLDPTPVFTGAVTENPTSMIDGTMPGETETVTFTADAAGTYTLVCYIPGHGTTGMWIYFVVSADGSAGVQSTM, encoded by the coding sequence ATGAAGCGTTTTTCGATCCTCTCGGCTCTTGCCGTTTTCGCCGCGTGTGGTGGTGGCGAGCCGGCCGAGAGCGGCGCTGCCAGTAGCGCCTCCGCGGAGCCCGCGGAAGCGGCTGCTCCGACAGCAAAGCTCCCCGGCGGTGAAATGACCACTCCTGAGTGGTTCGCTGTGGATGCGGATGCACAGGTTGCTCACATCGTCCTGACCGCCGGTGCGACCAATGCCAACAACTATTGGAACTACAATGGTGCCACCAAAGGCAGCATGGCCATCACTGTTCCAGTGGGTTACACGGTAACAATCGACCTGGTCAACAAAGATCCAGCCATGGCGCACAGCGTTGGGGTCTCTGCGGAGGCGTCGTCGTTTGGTGCGATGCTCGACCCAACGCCTGTCTTCACGGGTGCGGTCACTGAAAACCCGACGTCGATGATCGATGGCACCATGCCGGGCGAGACTGAAACGGTCACGTTCACGGCGGATGCCGCTGGCACCTACACGTTGGTCTGCTACATCCCTGGTCACGGTACCACGGGCATGTGGATTTACTTCGTCGTCTCGGCTGACGGCTCGGCCGGCGTCCAGAGCACGATGTAG